Proteins encoded together in one Quercus lobata isolate SW786 chromosome 3, ValleyOak3.0 Primary Assembly, whole genome shotgun sequence window:
- the LOC115979828 gene encoding solute carrier family 40 member 3, chloroplastic, translating into MATLVTATINHSSLPFTSFNKFSIPQVSIRLPPPSSRVHNRFSSRRLLSFQPYSSCRFDSLISSCSITNADVQFNQVAAEDELPQDFSELEPNCSVPIVHLKSEILETESLNLLTEETYVDGHFTNLPVLSEEEQNALAATPAHPAGLYALYASCVAGNLVEQLWNFAWPSAIALLHPSLLPVAVIGFFTKLVIIGGGPLIGKLMDHFPRVPSYICLNIVQAAAQLLSASMIIYAHSVPHSSTSSMLLRPWFIVLVLAGAVERLFGVATGVAMERDWVVLLAGINRPIALAKANAVLSRIDLLCEIAGASLFGVLLSMFDPVTCLKFAAGLMLCSLPFVVVLTWLTNKLSTGVLDRTKISQTYCRTSTGESLPEDDNIVDIGLEAIKHGWKEYIQQPVLPASLACVLLYFNVVLTPGSLMTAFLTQRGLNPSIIGAFSGVCAFMGVAATFISSDLVRRFGILKAGAVGLIFQASLLTLAVGVYWSGCLTQQSPLLFFLSLIVLSRLGHMSYDVVGAQILQTAIPSSKANIIGTTEVAVASLAESVMLGVAIVGNDASQFGFLAMLSLLSVVGAAWMYCRWLLNPTDEQRSLFSFDPHF; encoded by the exons ATGGCTACACTGGTCACAGCAACAATCAACCATTCCTCACTTCCTTTCACTTCATTCAACAAATTCTCGATCCCCCAAGTTTCTATACGGCTGCCACCACCTTCTTCTCGAGTTCATAATCGATTCTCTTCTCGCAGATTGTTGAGTTTCCAACCTTACAGTTCTTGCAG GTTTGATAGTTTAATTTCAAGCTGTTCGATAACAAATGCCGATGTACAGTTCAACCAGGTTGCCGCTGAGGATGAGCTCCCACAAGATTTTTCAGAACTTGAACCTAACTGTTCAGTCCCAATTGTTCATCTCAAATCTGAAATTCTTGAGACTGAATCATTGAATTTACTGACAGAAGAGACTTATGTAGATGGTCATTTCACAAATTTGCCT GTCTTATCAGAGGAGGAGCAAAATGCCCTTGCAGCAACTCCAGCCCATCCAGCTGGATTATATG CTCTTTATGCCAGTTGTGTTGCTGGGAATTTAGTGGAGCAGCTTTGGAATTTTGCTTGGCCTTCTGCTATTGCATTGCTCCATCCAAGTCTTCTACCGGTGGCTGTCATAGGATTCTTCACTAAG CTTGTAATAATTGGTGGAGGACCTTTGATTGGAAAACTTATGGACCATTTCCCTAGAGTACCTTCATATATTTGTTTGAATATTGTCCAG GCAGCTGCACAGTTGTTATCTGCATCAATGATTATTTATGCCCACTCTGTTCCTCATAGCTCCACTTCATCTATGCTTCTACGTCCTTGGTTCATTGTGCTAGTATTAGCTGGGGCTGTTGAAAGGCTATTTGGAGTGGCAACAGGGGTTGCTATGGAGCGTGATTGGGTTGTGCTG TTAGCAGGAATAAATAGGCCAATTGCACTTGCGAAAGCAAATGCTGTTCTAAGCCGAATTGATCTTCTCTGTGAG ATAGCTGGAGCATCCCTATTTGGCGTTCTTCTCTCTATGTTTGACCCAGTGACTTGCTTGAAGTTTGCTGCTGGTTTGATGTTATGCTCATTGCCCTTTgtg GTTGTCCTCACATGGTTAACCAACAAGCTCTCTACTGGTGTTCTTGATCGAACTAAAATTTCACAAACCTATTGCAGAACGTCTACTGGGGAATCCTTGCCTGAGGATGACAATATAG TGGATATAGGTCTGGAAGCTATTAAACATGGGTGGAAGGAATACATACAGCAGCCAGTTCTTCCTGCAAGCCTAGCCTGTGTGCTACTCTACTTCAATGTGGTTCTCACTCCGGGCAGTTTGATGACAGCATTTTTAACACAGCGTG GTCTAAATCCATCAATCATTGGAGCATTTAGTGGAGTATGTGCTTTTATGGGAGTTGCAGCAACATTTATATCTTCAGATTTAGTCAGGCGATTTGGAATTTTAAAG GCTGGAGCAGTTGGATTGATATTTCAGGCTTCACTTCTTACCTTAGCTGTTGGAGTATATTGGAGTGGATGTCTTACTCAGCAGAGcccccttcttttcttcttatcttTGATT GTATTATCGAGATTAGGACACATGTCATATGATGTTGTGGGGGCACAGATTCTACAAACTGCAATCCCATCATCGAAAGCAAATATTATTGGGACAACAGAGGTTGCAGTTGCTAGTTTGGCAGAGTCTGTAATGTTGGGAGTTGCAATTGTTGGAAACGATGCTTCACAGTTTGGTTTTCTTGCAATGCTGTCACTTTTATCAGTGGTTGGGGCAGCATGGATGTACTGCCGATGGTTGTTGAATCCAACAGACGAACAAAGAAGTCTTTTCTCTTTTGATCCTCATTTTTAG
- the LOC115980377 gene encoding zinc finger BED domain-containing protein RICESLEEPER 2-like: MTSHENIGSSNPSGSNQFPLIVDEDNATPSSPLLNMPNDVQAVQPSNEIIQEEGKYKSIVWNHFKRKRVDEKDKAECNYYKKLLVRGSNYGTKHLHDHVKICPRRKFQDIRDMNQKILARDQNKVDSMAGVNAYNFDQNVSRNELARMIILHEYPLSIVDHIGFRKYSTYLQPLFRMVSRNTIKKDILSIYEKEREKSKHEIDKNQGRISITTDMWTSQNKKFIYVPSPHTKEVLSSVLLDTLLEWNIDRKLSTVTMDNCSTNDAVMKIILDKLQRGALIMRGSMLHMRCAAHVLNLIIQDGLDVIGSCIEKVRESVGFWTASTKRRQKFEETARQAHVECTKELALDCKTRWNSTYLMLSIAIKYQNVFYRLNICESSYKCIPTEEEWEMASNICERLAVFHKVTELFSGTSYPTANLFFPKVCEIKIALNSWFTSANDVIRSMTFKMLEKFDCYWNVIHGAMAVATILDPRYKIELLEYYFPIIYGDEADNEIQRVRDICYEMIRDYSYGRMGREGTRGPCVGEDPQVDDSLMDFERYLSQKKRGGNIKLELDHYLEDDLMPRTMDFDILAWWKSNGPKYPILQRIARDILAIPVSTVASESSFSTSGRLLSPHRSKLHQKTVEALMCAQNWLWAEINGSSSTIDAIEDKFQNILDDYDDEEESGVTMMEESGDSF, from the exons ATGACTTCACATGAAAACATTGGTAGCTCCAATCCATCTGGCAGCAATCAATTTCCTTTGATAGTAGATGAAGATAATGCAACCCCATCATCACCTCTATTGAATATGCCAAACGATGTCCAAGCAGTCCAGCCTAGCAATGAAATAATTCAAGAAGAGGGGAAGTACAAATCAATTGTTTGGAATcattttaagagaaagagagttgatGAGAAAGACAAGGCTGAGTGCAATTATTATAAGAAATTGCTAGTAAGGGGATCCAATTATGGCACTAAACATTTGCATGACCACGTGAAAATATGTCCAAGGAGAAAGTTTCAAGACATTAGGGATATGAATCAAAAAATTTTGGCGAGGGATCAAAATAAAGTGGATTCAATGGCGGGTGTGAATGCTTATAATTTTGATCAAAATGTATCAAGAAATGAACTTGCTCGTATGATCATCTTGCATGAATATCCCCTCTCTATAGTTGACCACATTGGTTTTAGAAAATATTCAACTTATCTTCAACCATTGTTCAGGATGGTTTCTAGGAACACAATCAAGAAGGACATTTTGAGCATCTATgagaaagaaagggagaaatCAAAGCATGAAATTGATAAGAATCAGGGTAGAATTTCTATTACCACTGATATGTGGActtcacaaaacaaaaa GTTTATTTATGTGCCATCTCCACATACGAAAGAAGTGCTTTCTAGTGTCCTTCTAGATACTTTGTTGGAGTGGAATATTGATAGGAAGTTATCTACTGTGACTATGGACAATTGTAGTACCAATGATGCAGTTATGAAAATTATCTTAGATAAGCTTCAACGTGGTGCACTTATTATGCGTGGATCAATGTTGCATATGCGTTGTGCAGCACATgttcttaatttgattattcaGGATGGTTTGGATGTAATTGGATCATGCATTGAAAAGGTTCGAGAAAGTGTGGGATTTTGGACTGCATCAACAAAAAGAAGGCAGAAGTTTGAAGAGACAGCTCGACAAGCACATGTTGAATGTACCAAAGAACTAGCCCTTGATTGTAAGACTCGTTGGAACTCTACCTATCTCATGCTTTCTATTGCTATAAAGTATCAAAATGTCTTTTATCGATTGAACATATGTGAGTCATCTTATAAGTGCATTCCAACGGAGGAAGAATGGGAGATGGCAAGTAATATATGTGAGAGATTGGCAGTGTTTCACAAGGTTACAGAGCTATTTTCAGGTACCTCATACCCTACAGCTAATCTTTTCTTTCCTAAGGtatgtgaaataaaaatagcTTTGAATTCTTGGTTTACAAGTGCAAATGATGTGATTAGGAGTATGACATTTAAAATGTTGGaaaaatttgattgttattgGAATGTGATTCATGGTGCTATGGCTGTGGCAACCATTTTAGATCCAAGATATAAGATTGAATTGTTAGAATATTATTTTCCAATAATTTATGGTGATGAAGCTGATAATGAAATTCAAAGGGTTAGAGATATTTGTTATGAAATGATTCGTGACTACAGTTATGGGAGAATGGGTAGGGAAGGTACTCGTGGCCCTTGTGTGGGAGAGGATCCGCAAGTTGATGACTCCCTTATGGACTTTGAAAGATATCTTAGTCAGAAAAAAAGGGGTGGGAATATTAAATTGGAGTTGGACCATTACCTTGAGGATGATTTAATGCCAAGAACTAtggattttgatattttggcgTGGTGGAAATCTAATGGGCCAAAGTATCCTATTTTGCAACGTATTGCAAGGGATATCCTTGCTATTCCAGTGTCAACTGTTGCCTCAGAGTCATCATTTAGCACAAGTGGTCGATTGTTAAGTCCACATCGCAGTAAACTTCATCAAAAGACTGTGGAGGCATTAATGTGTGCTCAAAATTGGTTATGGGCTGAAATTAATG gtTCTTCATCAACCATAGATGCAATTGAAGATAAATTCCAAAATATCCTGGATGAttatgatgatgaagaagaaagtgGTGTCACAATGATGGAAGAAAGTGGAGATTCTTTTTGA
- the LOC115979829 gene encoding laccase-17-like, with protein MGASLFPSAAIVGVFLFAINFLCIIPELAIAKQEPITRHYKFDIRLQNVTRLCHTKSIVTVNGKFPGPAIIAREGDRVVVEVVNHVKNNVSIHWHGVRQIQSGWADGPAYITQCPIQTGQTYVYNFTIVGQRGTLFWHAHISWLRATLYGPIIILPKHNVSYPFPKPFREIPMLFGEWWNNDTEAVITQALQTGAGPNVSDAFTINGLQGPLYNCSAKDTFKLKVKPGKTYLLRLINADMNDDLFFSIANHALTIVEADAVYVKPFKTNILLIAPGQTTNVLLKTKHHHPNVTFLMAARPYFTGRGAFDNSTTAGILEYERPSNSSSTKSKSLPLSKPTLPAINDTTFAANFSNKFHSLANAEFPARVPQTVQKHFFFTVGLGSSPCPKNQTCQGPNGTKFAATINNISFTLPTTALLQAYFFGKSNGVYTTDFPSSPLFPFNYTSNNPLNNTVVSNGTKLIVLPFNTSVEVVLQDTSILGAESHPLHLHGYNFFVVGQGFGNFDPNRDPANFNLVDPVERNTIGVPSGGWVAIRFHADNPGVWFMHCHFEVHLSWGLKMAWIVLDGKLPNQKLPPPPSDFPKC; from the exons ATGGGTGCTTCTCTTTTTCCATCAGCAGCAATTGtaggagtttttctttttgctataAACTTCCTTTGTATCATTCCTGAGCTTGCCATTGCCAAGCAAGAGCCCATTACAAGGCACTACAAGTTCGAT ATAAGGTTGCAAAATGTCACTCGATTGTGCCACACAAAGAGCATAGTGACAGTTAATGGGAAGTTTCCGGGGCCTGCTATCATTGCTAGAGAGGGTGACAGAGTTGTGGTTGAAGTGGTCAATCATGTTAAGAACAATGTCAGCATCCATTG GCATGGAGTCCGACAAATTCAGAGTGGATGGGCAGATGGACCAGCATATATAACACAATGTCCCATTCAAACTGGCCAGACTTATGTGTACAACTTCACTATAGTTGGCCAAAGAGGGACTCTCTTCTGGCATGCTCACATCTCTTGGCTAAGAGCTACTCTCTATGGACCCATTATCATCCTCCCCAAGCACAATGTGTCCTACCCATTTCCCAAACCTTTTAGGGAAATCCCCATGTTGTTTG GTGAGTGGTGGAATAATGATACAGAGGCAGTTATTACCCAGGCTCTACAGACTGGAGCTGGCCCAAATGTCTCTGATGCATTCACCATTAATGGACTTCAAGGGCCATTGTACAATTGTTCTGCTAAAG ATACATTCAAGCTGAAGGTGAAGCCAGGGAAAACATATCTCCTCCGATTGATCAACGCTGACATGAATGATGATCTCTTTTTCAGTATAGCAAATCACGCTCTCACCATTGTTGAAGCTGATGCAGTTTATGTTAAGCCTTTCAAAACCAATATACTTCTAATTGCACCAGGACAAACTACCAATGTTCTCCTGAAAACCAAACACCACCACCCCAATGTGACTTTTTTAATGGCAGCCAGGCCTTATTTCACTGGCCGCGGCGCTTTTGATAATTCCACAACTGCTGGTATTCTGGAGTATGAACGTCCATCAAATTCTTCTTCTACAAAATCAAAAAGCCTCCCACTATCAAAACCAACCCTGCCTGCCATTAATGACACTACATTTGCTGCAAATTTTAGTAACAAATTCCACAGTTTGGCCAATGCTGAATTCCCTGCTAGAGTCCCTCAAACTGTCCAAAAGCACTTCTTCTTTACAGTAGGCCTTGGAAGCAGCCCATGCCCCAAGAACCAAACCTGCCAAGGGCCTAATGGCACAAAATTTGCAGCTACTATAAACAATATCTCCTTTACACTCCCTACAACTGCACTCCTCCAAGCCTATTTCTTTGGGAAATCAAATGGGGTTTACACCACTGATTTTCCAAGCTCACCTTTGTTCCCATTCAATTACACAAGCAATAATCCACTAAACAACACCGTGGTCAGCAATGGTACTAAACTAATAGTCCTACCATTCAACACAAGTGTGGAAGTAGTGTTGCAAGACACCAGCATTCTTGGTGCTGAGAGTCACCCTCTCCATCTTCATGGATATAACTTCTTTGTAGTAGGACAAGGTTTTGGTAACTTTGATCCTAACAGGGACCCTGCCAACTTTAATCTTGTTGATCCAGTTGAAAGGAACACTATTGGTGTGCCATCAGGCGGTTGGGTGGCAATTCGTTTCCATGCAGATAACCCTG GTGTTTGGTTTATGCACTGTCACTTTGAGGTCCATTTGAGCTGGGGGTTGAAGATGGCATGGATTGTCCTTGATGGGAAGCTGCCCAATCAGAAGCTACCTCCTCCACCATCAGATTTTCCGAAGTGTTAA
- the LOC115979826 gene encoding acyl-CoA-binding domain-containing protein 5-like — MIMGSLGGEVAKKKAMWLYPKVLGFNPSERWGHSACCSHGVVYVFGGCCGGLHFSDVLVLNLDTMVWNTFVTTSHGPGPRDSHSAVLVGHRMIVFGGTNGSKKVNDLHVLDLGTKEWIQPECKGTPPSPRESHTATLVGDDKMVIFGGSGEGEANYLNDLHVLDLKNMRWTSPEVKGDVPVPRDSHSALAIGNKLFVYGGDRGDRYHGDVDMLDMDTRTWSKLAVQGSSPGVRAGHAAVNIGTKIYVIGGVGDKHYYNDVWILDVSTCSWTQLDICGHQPQGRFSHTAVVTDSDVAIYGGCGEDERPLNELLVLQLGAEHPNGRYNISMCKMFGNHWNQEKRRFPREDENNLKTVLMGNNVEVVRKGIYEPESETKQSLRFSSDTLHPKRRRTASSKAWEVESEQEEHSLSLSQHSSPSQSDQEQTPLKKSADSISGSQGFHLFKKIPSNCQSNNSLASKQKELRNIAQRSPLDIQFLREHQNQPKSEQFLHVVHTGRQGAQYSAVEQKSLEGGPIQNLIGAEVRGKVDGAFDSGLLMTATVNGKVFRGVLFAPAPGVVSRGPNLAQNTSPLASQIAVGQPFPNSTHVETFRPSPQPIKYNTMPESSQSFRQAQVTRPFPVIRTAPSSAKEPKLRSDLQGVVLTLGGPGSGHGRS; from the exons ATGATAATGGGGTCTCTTGGAGGTGAAGTTGCAAAGAAGAAGGCAATGTGGCTCTATCCAAAGGTCTTGGGATTCAATCCTTCTGAGAGATGGGGGCACTCAGCCTGCTGTTCTCATGGAGTTGTCTATGTTTTTGGG GGATGTTGTGGGGGTTTGCATTTTAGTGATGTTCTTGTGTTAAATCTGGATACAATGGTTTGGAACACTTTTGTAACCACTAGTCATGGGCCTGGCCCAAGAGATAGCCACAGTGCTGTTCTTGTGGGGCACAGGATGATAGTGTTTGGTGGTACAAATGGTTCTAAGAAGGTAAATGATCTTCATGTATTGGATCTTGGGACAAAAGAGTGGATACAGCCTGAATGTAAAGGGACGCCACCATCCCCGCGTGAAAGTCACACAGCCACACTTGTCGGGGATGATAAGATGGTTATCTTTGGAGGTAGTGGTGAAGGTGAAGCAAATTACTTGAATGATTTACATGTTCTGGACCTTAAGAATATGAGATGGACTTCTCCTGAGGTGAAGGGTGATGTACCCGTCCCTAGAGACAGTCACAGTGCTCTTGCAATTGGTAACAAGCTTTTTGTTTATGGTGGGGACCGTGGTGATCGATATCATGGCGATGTTGATATGCTTGATATGGACACACGGACTTGGTCAAAG TTGGCTGTTCAAGGATCTTCGCCAGGCGTTAGAGCAGGGCATGCTGCTGTAAATATTGGGACAAAG ATCTATGTCATTGGAGGGGTTGGTGACAAACATTATTACAATGATGTTTGGATCCTAGATGTGAGCACATGTTCATGGACTCAGCTTGATATATGTGGCCATCAACCACAAGGGCGCTTTTCTCATACAGCTGTTGTCACAGACTCGGACGTTGCCATTTATGGAGG GTGTGGGGAGGATGAGCGTCCTCTCAATGAATTGTTGGTCTTGCAGCTTGGTGCAGAACACCCCAATGGCCGATACAATATTTCCATGTGCAAAATGTTTGGAAACCATTGGAATCAAGAAAAGAGACGGTTCCCAAGAGAAGACGAAAATaacttg AAAACTGTGCTCATGGGGAATAATGTTGAAGTAGTAAGAAAGGGCATTTATGAACCAGAATCAGAAACAAAGCAATCTTTGCGGTTCAGTTCAG atacaTTGCATCCAAAGAGAAGAAGAACTGCGAGTTCAAAGGCGTGGGAGGTTGAATCAGAACAAGAAGAACATTCTCTTTCACTTTCCCAGCATTCATCTCCCTCACAATCTGATCAAGAACAGACCCCACTTAAGAAATCTGCTGATTCCATCTCAGGCTCTCAAGGATTTCATTTGTTTAAGAAAATTCCAAGCAATTGCCAATCTAACAACAGCCTTGCAAGTAAGCAGAAAGAGCTCAGAAACATTGCCCAAAGATCTCcattggatattcaatttctaaGAGAACATCAAAACCAGCCAAAATCGGAGCAGTTTCTTCATGTCGTTCATACAGGTAGACAAGGAGCTCAATACTCAGCAGTGGAACAGAAATCATTGGAGGGAGGACCTATTCAAAACCTT ATTGGTGCTGAGGTCCGAGGTAAAGTTGATGGAGCCTTTGATTCAGGACTGCTGATGACTGCTACCGTTAATGGAAAAGTTTTTAGAGGGGTCTTGTTTGCCCCG GCGCCAGGAGTTGTTTCAAGAGGGCCAAATCTTGCACAAAATACTTCACCTCTGGCTAGCCAGATAGCAGTTGGCCAACCATTCCCAAACTCAACTCATGTGGAAACCTTCAGGCCTTCCCCACAGCCAATCAAGTACAATACCATGCCAGAGTCCAGTCAGAGCTTCCGGCAAGCTCAAGTGACTCGACCATTTCCAGTCATTAGAACTGCTCCATCTTCAGCCAAAGAGCCAAAGCTCAGAAGTGATCTTCAAGGTGTAGTTCTAACACTTGGTGGACCTGGAAGTGGTCATGGCAGATCATAA